tatatttagtaaataaatcatcactaaaaataaaattaaggattACCAGACATGGTTGAAGATTTTTCtcgtatttaattttttattatttttaactttgaatttactaattttagctattgtaaagcatataaaagatttgaaccatttgaaattatTCATCAactcaatataaatatttttctcatttgaatTAAGAGCTGATTATTTTCTCTTTCTCTACTTGTAAGAGCAACAATAAGTTGGTTATTGTTtcactattttcatttttattaaacaTACCATGTACATATCATAATTTCATGTTATAACAAAAACTGCAAATCTATTAAGCATGTTTAATTGTGCCAGTTCGTGGAGTATTAAGGAAGGGAAACCAGAGAAGgctaaaattaaaatccaaaaatgaTATGTGGGGCAAATGTTGACACCGATCCTACATCATGCAATTTCTATATCCCTTGCAATAGTAGATTGTAATTCTTGATCAGACATGTTGCTTGTATTCCTATCGAATGATTTATTGCTAAATATCATGGCAAGGGCACTCTTTGATCTCCGAATTGGTTGAGTTCCCCCGTTACTCTTTTTTGCCAGATCCTCCGATAGTATGTTGACAAGATTCTCGAAATGCCGCCGGAATGTTGGATACCTTGACACTGATTTTGTAATCCCTTGTAACCTTTATAAAGAAGCAAAAACGATGAGGTTCGATTAGGAAAGCATGACACAATGTCAAGAAAGATTAACATGTTTGTTGCATTCTCACCTTCGGGCTATTGCATCAAGCTCAGCTTGTTTACGGTCAGATTCGGGAGGAGATCCGATCTTTGAAATTTTCAACCGTGCTGGATCACCACAGAGCAAAACTAATTTGCCTAAGTAATCCTCTTCTTCCTCGGAGAGATTCTCAGATTTTATTTGCTCCTTTAGTATCAAAAAGGGGTTAAGAAACCAATCGAAGAAGGTGTCTTTCGGTCTGTTTGTAGCCGTTATTTCAGTATTGTCACCTATATAGAAGCATCCATTTGGAAGTTTATGACAATGATCTCTTTCATAAGTTTTCTTGGGGTTAcataagaaaaaacaaaatttacttaCTCAATAATATGCCAGATCTATTGCTGTTCACAGAGCGCAATAGTGTTTGAAGAAGGCAATAAGCTGGCAAGCCTATCCCGATCACTCTACTTCCTTTGGTCAACTTGGCCTCTTCAATGTCTTTTGAGGTTATCAGCCTTTCAGAAACCATTTTTTCCCCATGGCGCCAGCACTCCTTAAATAAGCCCTCAAGTAGCTATATAATCATAAACAAACTCTTTTAGCAACCAATTACTGTAAGATATGAATATCTTCAAATTTTAGTATCAGATGCATGAAACAAAATGCAGGGTCTATTCCAAATGGAAAACAGATAATTCACCTCGAGTGGCTTCAAATCAATCCTTGTATTCGTAAGTGAATCCATACGAGCAGGAGGATGAGGTTTCAAGGAGTCAGATTCCGATAATGAGCCTGCATTAGAGATGGGCTCCTTTAGGTTTTGGCGATACTTAGGCCTGTTTATAAAAGAAAACCTGTAAAAATTTGTCCTGTTGTTATATATAATAGTGATAAGTTATTAGAGTGCCAAATAAAACCTGGCAAAGCAAGATCCTTCAGGCATGTCAAGGACATCATTGCTGTATTCATCGTATATGGACAACGAAGCAATAATGTAACAAATTCCGAACCAAAATGAGGATTCCTGAAATAAGAAAAACCCACAAAATCGAGTTATATGTTGAACGGAAATATGGACAAGGAAGACAAAAGCTATGTAGAAGATATTAACCTGATAAACAATCACCCCTGCGTAGGCACCTAGGAAGATGCTGGAGACCATGGATCCCAACACTGCCCCGACAGTAGCCAGTGGCCAAAGTAAGATAGCAAGGCCTGCAAATGGTACGCATATAGTCTCCAAGAAAGGGCCTTCTCGACCTATAAGGTCATGAAATAATCGATGCCACCCCTTAAAGAGCATGTAAGGACTTTTACATAGGGCAATGAGCGAAATCACAGGAAAATCTACTATGAAACCAAGCACTGCAGTTATAAGCGCTGGTGGAAGATAAAGAAATCTGCATATGATGATCATAGAAAAGTCAGTTGAAACATAAGTAATTCTTTTGAACATGAAACCAACATGAGCAAGAACCGCATATCTACCTAATCTCGTAGTATTTTCCATTTGGAGGCCCTTTCTGTCGCAGGTCTTCCATTAACGAGACATAGGAATGGAAACAAACATCATAGAAATCCCTGACTACAGTGAAGCTGCCACTGATAGAGCTCAGTGTGCCATCCTGGAAACAAATCGATATTAGTCTCCCTTTCATGATACAAGAACAAGAGATGTTAatctatgaaaaaaaattatattatcggAACACGGATGCTTAAGACATACATAAAAACAATGGACAAACACATTGGTCTTTCCTTTTCCTACAGCATCAAAAGTAGCAAATATCGGTGAAAGAAAGCCGTACAATAAACCCCCTATGCTACTTCCAACAATGCCAACGACGACCCATAATATCAAGACAACCGGTAGGAATACGCAAATAAAGACCTTCAGAAATGGTCCTAATAGTTTAGTTCTGCTCAATAAATAGATAAACAGAGTAAGAAACCGAATAAAATAATATGGAGACAAAGCAAATGGGAAAGTCAGGGGGCAAGAAAATCACCTCACAATGCTATAACAGGTCCAGTAACCATGAAATGGCAAAAGCCCTAATATGATGGATGAGTTTCCGATTGTAATAATAAGACATATCAGTGGGCAGAAAACGATTCCTGAATGTATAATGCAGTGCAAGATTTCAATTCTTTAGTTGgatacaaaaacaaaaacataaccaATTTGAATGTATTTCCTTAAACTGCATGTcctaaaaacaacataaaaacaGATTTAAATCACTCACCTTTAATTGTGCCTAACAGTAGCAAGCCAAAGAAGTAAGGTAGAAAGCATATAAAGTTCCATAAAGTAGCCAAAAACCCCTTTGG
The sequence above is drawn from the Gossypium hirsutum isolate 1008001.06 chromosome A05, Gossypium_hirsutum_v2.1, whole genome shotgun sequence genome and encodes:
- the LOC107957095 gene encoding uncharacterized membrane protein At3g27390 gives rise to the protein MEAPKGFLATLWNFICFLPYFFGLLLLGTIKGIVFCPLICLIITIGNSSIILGLLPFHGYWTCYSIVRTKLLGPFLKVFICVFLPVVLILWVVVGIVGSSIGGLLYGFLSPIFATFDAVGKGKTNVFVHCFYDGTLSSISGSFTVVRDFYDVCFHSYVSLMEDLRQKGPPNGKYYEIRFLYLPPALITAVLGFIVDFPVISLIALCKSPYMLFKGWHRLFHDLIGREGPFLETICVPFAGLAILLWPLATVGAVLGSMVSSIFLGAYAGVIVYQESSFWFGICYIIASLSIYDEYSNDVLDMPEGSCFARPKYRQNLKEPISNAGSLSESDSLKPHPPARMDSLTNTRIDLKPLELLEGLFKECWRHGEKMVSERLITSKDIEEAKLTKGSRVIGIGLPAYCLLQTLLRSVNSNRSGILLSDNTEITATNRPKDTFFDWFLNPFLILKEQIKSENLSEEEEDYLGKLVLLCGDPARLKISKIGSPPESDRKQAELDAIARRLQGITKSVSRYPTFRRHFENLVNILSEDLAKKSNGGTQPIRRSKSALAMIFSNKSFDRNTSNMSDQELQSTIARDIEIA